A window from Alkalicoccobacillus plakortidis encodes these proteins:
- the rplI gene encoding 50S ribosomal protein L9, translating into MEVIFLEDVKGKGKKGEKKNVSEGYARNYLLPNNLAVTATKGNLKDLEAKQKSVEKKQEEELDEAKAYKAELEALTVEIKAKSGEGGRLFGAISTKQIAETLKKMKKKVDKRKIGLDEPIRALGVTNVPIKIHPEVTATVKVHVVEE; encoded by the coding sequence ATGGAAGTCATTTTTTTAGAAGATGTAAAAGGAAAAGGAAAAAAAGGTGAGAAGAAAAACGTTTCAGAGGGATATGCTCGTAACTACCTTCTTCCAAATAACTTGGCTGTAACGGCAACAAAGGGGAATCTTAAGGATCTCGAAGCCAAACAAAAAAGCGTAGAGAAGAAACAAGAAGAAGAATTAGACGAAGCAAAAGCGTACAAAGCTGAACTGGAAGCATTAACAGTTGAGATTAAAGCAAAATCAGGAGAAGGTGGCCGTTTATTTGGAGCAATCTCCACTAAACAAATCGCTGAAACCCTAAAGAAAATGAAGAAAAAAGTAGATAAACGCAAAATTGGACTTGATGAACCAATCCGAGCGCTTGGAGTCACAAACGTTCCGATTAAGATTCACCCTGAAGTGACAGCAACTGTTAAAGTACATGTAGTTGAAGAATAA
- a CDS encoding DUF2232 domain-containing protein: MNQKSAWKEGILIVGLYVILLLAALLVPVLNVVFVWTLPLPLVYFAAKHGVKPSLILYLLLCLLSWPIHLAALVLTFVFAMVGIVVGELHRRKVDGFAVLIGASLTYIFHLVIGYVVFSLGTEQSLRQLIRNQSDQVTSLLEQAGTSADQIALVTENMDFIPYIVPFLLVLIGTIMGLITVWLAGVLLRRCNIEVKRIPALRNWGFPKAFIWYYLIAFVFLLSQPEEGTTLFIAVTNVFLLIETIMTIQGLSFILFFFHFKKLPKILGILVVIITILIGPLMQIVRLIGIADLVLDLKSRLGSQRK; encoded by the coding sequence GTGAATCAAAAAAGTGCTTGGAAAGAAGGCATTTTGATTGTTGGATTGTATGTAATATTACTACTAGCTGCACTTCTAGTGCCCGTTTTAAATGTAGTATTTGTTTGGACCTTGCCGCTGCCACTTGTTTATTTTGCAGCCAAGCATGGAGTAAAACCATCGCTTATTCTCTACCTTCTACTTTGTTTACTATCATGGCCAATACATCTTGCTGCACTTGTGCTGACATTTGTGTTTGCAATGGTAGGTATAGTAGTTGGTGAACTTCATCGCAGAAAAGTAGATGGCTTTGCTGTTTTAATTGGAGCGAGTTTAACGTATATTTTCCATCTGGTTATTGGATATGTAGTGTTCTCGCTAGGAACGGAGCAGAGTCTTCGCCAATTGATTCGTAACCAAAGTGATCAGGTCACGTCTTTGTTAGAACAGGCAGGGACATCAGCTGATCAAATAGCACTTGTGACGGAAAATATGGATTTTATCCCGTATATTGTACCGTTTTTACTTGTCTTAATCGGAACGATCATGGGGTTAATCACTGTATGGCTAGCGGGTGTTTTATTAAGACGCTGTAATATAGAAGTAAAAAGAATTCCGGCTCTTCGTAACTGGGGATTTCCAAAGGCGTTTATATGGTATTACTTAATCGCGTTTGTCTTTTTATTAAGCCAGCCAGAAGAAGGAACGACACTTTTTATTGCGGTAACAAATGTTTTTTTACTTATTGAGACCATCATGACTATACAAGGCTTATCGTTTATCTTATTCTTTTTTCATTTTAAAAAGCTTCCTAAGATCCTGGGAATTCTCGTAGTGATTATAACGATCTTGATTGGACCACTGATGCAAATTGTAAGGCTTATTGGTATTGCTGATTTGGTTCTCGATTTGAAAAGCAGGCTTGGAAGCCAGAGAAAGTAG
- a CDS encoding adenylosuccinate synthase — protein MSSVVVVGTQWGDEGKGKITDYLSEKAEVVARYQGGNNAGHTIVFGGTKYKLHLIPSGIFYKEKDCVIGNGMVIDPKALLEELKYLHDRDVDTSNLKISNRAHVILPYHLKLDIVEEERKGANKIGTTKKGIGPAYMDKAARIGIRIADLLDKETFEEKLEMNLKEKNRMFEKFFETEGFTKEEIFEEYYEYGQQIAKYVCDTSVVLNDALDDGRRVLFEGAQGVMLDIDQGTYPFVTSSNPIAGGVTIGSGVGPSKINHVVGVSKAYTTRVGDGPFPTELHDETGDLIRDVGNEYGTTTGRPRRVGWFDSVVVRHARRVSGITDLSLNSIDVLTGIETLKICTSYKYRGEVMEEFPASLKVLAECEPVFEELPGWTEDITGVKSLSELPVNARHYIERISQLTGIPLTIFSVGPDREQTNLVRGVFA, from the coding sequence ATGTCATCAGTTGTTGTTGTAGGAACACAGTGGGGCGATGAAGGAAAAGGGAAAATTACCGATTATCTTTCTGAAAAGGCAGAGGTTGTCGCACGTTACCAAGGTGGAAATAACGCGGGACATACAATTGTGTTTGGTGGAACGAAGTATAAGCTTCACCTAATTCCATCCGGAATCTTCTATAAAGAGAAGGATTGCGTGATCGGAAACGGAATGGTAATTGATCCTAAGGCACTTCTTGAAGAGTTAAAATATCTGCATGATCGTGATGTGGATACAAGCAATCTTAAAATTAGTAATCGTGCACATGTAATTCTTCCGTATCATTTAAAGCTTGATATTGTGGAGGAAGAGCGTAAGGGTGCAAATAAAATTGGGACCACCAAAAAAGGGATTGGCCCAGCATATATGGATAAGGCAGCGAGAATCGGTATTCGTATCGCTGATTTACTTGATAAAGAAACATTTGAAGAAAAACTTGAGATGAATCTTAAAGAAAAAAACCGGATGTTTGAGAAGTTTTTTGAAACAGAAGGATTTACTAAAGAGGAAATCTTTGAAGAGTATTATGAATATGGACAGCAGATTGCCAAGTACGTTTGTGACACATCTGTTGTATTAAATGATGCGCTTGATGATGGTCGTCGTGTGTTATTTGAAGGGGCTCAAGGGGTTATGCTTGATATTGATCAAGGTACGTACCCGTTTGTAACGTCTTCAAATCCAATTGCAGGTGGAGTAACAATCGGATCTGGTGTAGGTCCTTCTAAGATTAATCATGTTGTTGGTGTGTCTAAAGCCTATACAACTCGTGTAGGAGATGGTCCATTTCCAACTGAGCTTCATGATGAGACGGGTGATTTAATCCGTGATGTAGGAAATGAGTACGGAACAACAACGGGTCGTCCACGTCGTGTTGGCTGGTTTGATAGTGTTGTGGTTCGTCATGCTCGTCGTGTAAGTGGGATTACTGATCTTTCTCTTAACTCCATTGATGTACTAACTGGAATTGAGACGTTGAAGATTTGTACGTCTTATAAGTATCGTGGAGAAGTAATGGAAGAATTCCCGGCAAGTCTTAAGGTATTGGCTGAGTGTGAGCCTGTATTTGAAGAACTTCCAGGCTGGACTGAGGATATTACGGGTGTGAAATCACTAAGTGAACTTCCTGTGAATGCGCGTCACTATATTGAGCGTATTTCTCAGCTAACCGGTATTCCGTTAACGATTTTCTCTGTCGGTCCGGACCGTGAGCAAACAAATCTTGTTCGTGGAGTTTTTGCTTAA
- a CDS encoding DHH family phosphoesterase, whose translation MPKSIMKRWHGYHVITLFAVSILLSAVIMFWHWQMGLVSFAAVILVALYSIFAQQAFQRDLETYISTLSYRVNKAGEGAVANLPVGMILYNEQFKIQWVNPFVLNRIDGELIGKELSQISEDLLVLIDEGATSETIQIDSVFYHIEIERNERLVYLTDVTEKEETKELFEDTQTVVSLIYLDNYDEVTQGMEDQVRSRMMSAITSTLNQWANEYDIFLRRTASDRFLAVMNYKSLLLLEENKFAIVDEIREVTSKEKASITLSIGVGTEEASLRDLGNVAQSSLDLALGRGGDQVAIKRKNGRVRFYGGKTNAMEKRTRVRARVISHALRDFVTESERVIVMGHSRPDMDAIGASIGVLKIADVNDREGYIVLDQNDMNADVQRLMEEVETHDHLWSQFISPEEAVSLIDKETLLVIVDTHKPSMVIEPKLLDMVDRVVVLDHHRRGEDFINDPVLVYMEPYASSTAELVTELLEYQPKQLSMDRLEATALLAGIIVDTKSFAVRTGARTFDAASFLRSNGADTVLVQKLLKEDLDHYKKRAKLVESAKIYRDGYMIATADDTETYTQLIIAQAADTLLTMKKVVASFVISLREDGLVSISARSLGEVNVQVIMERLNGGGHLSNAATQLEDISVEEAKEQLQQAIDEVIGGDA comes from the coding sequence ATGCCGAAGTCTATAATGAAACGATGGCACGGCTATCATGTAATCACATTGTTTGCTGTGTCTATCTTATTGAGCGCTGTGATTATGTTTTGGCATTGGCAGATGGGGCTAGTTAGCTTTGCTGCCGTCATTCTTGTTGCCCTTTATTCTATTTTTGCTCAGCAGGCTTTTCAGCGAGATTTGGAAACGTATATCTCAACGCTTTCTTATCGAGTGAATAAAGCAGGAGAGGGTGCTGTAGCAAATCTCCCCGTTGGTATGATTCTGTATAATGAACAGTTCAAAATCCAGTGGGTGAATCCATTTGTTCTAAATCGAATAGATGGAGAGTTGATTGGCAAGGAGCTTTCACAAATCAGTGAAGATCTGCTCGTGTTAATTGATGAAGGAGCAACATCTGAAACAATTCAAATTGATTCTGTTTTCTATCATATTGAGATTGAACGAAATGAACGTTTAGTCTATTTAACGGATGTAACAGAAAAGGAAGAAACGAAAGAATTATTTGAAGATACACAAACGGTTGTATCACTGATTTATCTTGATAACTACGACGAAGTGACGCAAGGAATGGAAGATCAGGTTCGAAGTCGAATGATGAGTGCTATTACATCTACGTTAAATCAGTGGGCGAATGAGTATGATATTTTTCTACGACGAACCGCATCAGATCGGTTTCTTGCTGTGATGAATTATAAATCGCTACTGTTGCTTGAAGAGAATAAATTTGCGATTGTTGATGAAATTCGTGAGGTTACAAGCAAAGAGAAGGCGTCTATTACTTTAAGTATTGGTGTCGGGACAGAAGAAGCATCGCTACGGGATCTTGGTAATGTCGCTCAGTCAAGTTTAGATCTTGCCTTAGGACGTGGTGGTGATCAGGTAGCAATCAAGCGTAAAAATGGTCGCGTCAGGTTCTACGGTGGTAAAACCAACGCGATGGAAAAACGTACGCGTGTACGTGCGCGAGTTATTTCTCATGCTTTGCGCGACTTTGTGACAGAAAGTGAACGTGTGATTGTGATGGGGCATTCGCGTCCAGATATGGATGCCATCGGTGCCTCAATCGGTGTACTAAAAATTGCAGATGTGAACGATCGAGAAGGCTATATTGTGCTTGATCAAAATGATATGAATGCAGACGTACAAAGATTAATGGAAGAAGTAGAAACACACGATCACCTTTGGTCACAATTTATCTCACCAGAAGAAGCTGTGTCTCTAATCGATAAAGAAACATTGCTCGTCATAGTGGATACTCACAAGCCATCAATGGTTATTGAACCAAAACTACTTGATATGGTTGACCGCGTCGTTGTACTCGATCACCATAGAAGAGGAGAAGACTTCATCAACGATCCGGTGTTGGTTTATATGGAGCCTTATGCTTCATCAACTGCTGAGCTTGTGACAGAGCTTCTAGAATATCAACCAAAGCAATTAAGTATGGATCGTCTTGAAGCAACAGCACTTCTTGCTGGAATTATTGTAGATACCAAAAGTTTTGCTGTTCGAACTGGTGCGAGAACGTTTGATGCGGCATCCTTCCTTCGTTCAAATGGAGCTGATACCGTGCTTGTACAGAAGCTCTTAAAAGAGGACTTGGATCACTACAAAAAGCGTGCTAAGCTTGTGGAATCAGCAAAAATTTATCGGGACGGTTATATGATTGCCACAGCAGATGATACGGAGACCTATACACAGTTAATCATTGCTCAGGCAGCAGATACACTTTTAACCATGAAAAAAGTGGTGGCATCCTTTGTGATTTCGCTACGCGAAGATGGTTTAGTCAGTATTAGTGCGAGATCGTTGGGTGAAGTCAACGTACAGGTTATAATGGAGAGACTAAATGGTGGAGGACACTTATCCAACGCCGCTACCCAGCTAGAAGATATATCGGTTGAAGAAGCAAAGGAACAGCTTCAACAAGCGATTGATGAAGTGATTGGAGGAGACGCATAA
- the rpsR gene encoding 30S ribosomal protein S18, translating to MARRGRPKRRKVCFFTVNKITHIDYKDTELLKRFISERGKILPRRVTGTSAKYQRKLTIAIKRSRQIALLPYVNEVN from the coding sequence ATGGCTCGTCGTGGTCGTCCTAAACGCCGGAAGGTTTGTTTCTTCACGGTAAACAAAATTACGCACATTGACTATAAGGATACTGAGCTTCTAAAACGTTTCATCTCAGAGCGTGGCAAAATCTTGCCTCGTCGTGTGACTGGAACTTCTGCTAAGTACCAACGCAAATTGACTATCGCTATTAAGCGTTCACGTCAAATCGCATTGCTTCCTTATGTAAACGAAGTAAACTAA
- the ychF gene encoding redox-regulated ATPase YchF — translation MALTTGIVGLPNVGKSTLFNAITQAGAESANYPFCTIDPNVGIVEVPDERLQVLTTLVDPKKTIPTAFEFTDIAGIVEGASKGEGLGNKFLSHIRQVDAISHVVRCFADDNITHVSGSVNPIRDIQVINLELILADFETVDKRLARVSKLARTKDKDAVAELAVLEKLRVAFEDEKPARSVEFTEDEEKLVKGMHLLTSKPVLYAANVSEEDIMDPEQNEYVAKVKAFAAEENSEVIVVCAKIEEEEIAELEGDEKQEFLDDLGIAESGLDQLIRAAYQLLGLQTYFTAGVQEVRAWTFKKGIKAPQAAGIIHTDFERGFIRAEIVSYEDLVDAESMAVAKERGKVRLEGKEYVVADGDVIHFRFNV, via the coding sequence TTGGCTTTAACTACAGGAATCGTGGGTCTGCCGAATGTCGGTAAATCCACGTTATTTAATGCAATTACACAAGCAGGAGCAGAATCAGCGAATTACCCGTTCTGTACGATCGATCCGAATGTAGGTATTGTTGAAGTACCAGACGAACGTTTGCAAGTATTAACTACATTAGTCGATCCGAAAAAGACCATCCCAACTGCATTTGAATTTACGGACATTGCCGGAATTGTAGAGGGAGCAAGTAAAGGGGAAGGTCTTGGGAATAAATTCCTTTCTCATATTCGCCAAGTTGACGCCATTTCACACGTTGTTCGTTGCTTTGCTGATGACAACATCACACATGTATCGGGTAGTGTAAATCCAATTCGCGATATCCAGGTTATTAACCTGGAGCTTATTCTTGCTGATTTTGAAACAGTGGACAAGCGTTTGGCGCGTGTATCTAAGCTGGCGCGTACAAAGGATAAGGATGCTGTAGCAGAGCTTGCTGTTCTTGAAAAGCTACGTGTTGCGTTTGAAGATGAGAAGCCCGCAAGAAGTGTTGAGTTTACAGAAGATGAAGAAAAGCTAGTAAAAGGAATGCATCTTCTAACAAGCAAACCTGTACTATATGCAGCAAACGTGAGTGAAGAAGATATTATGGACCCAGAACAAAATGAATATGTAGCTAAAGTTAAAGCTTTTGCAGCTGAAGAAAACAGTGAAGTCATTGTTGTCTGTGCAAAAATCGAAGAAGAAGAAATTGCTGAGCTTGAAGGCGATGAGAAGCAGGAATTTCTTGATGATTTAGGCATTGCAGAATCTGGACTTGATCAGCTCATTCGTGCTGCATACCAACTACTTGGCTTACAGACGTATTTCACAGCTGGTGTACAAGAGGTTCGTGCATGGACATTTAAAAAAGGAATCAAAGCACCACAAGCCGCAGGTATCATCCACACAGACTTTGAACGTGGATTCATCCGTGCTGAGATCGTATCTTATGAAGATCTAGTAGATGCCGAGTCCATGGCAGTAGCCAAAGAACGAGGCAAAGTCCGCCTAGAAGGAAAAGAATACGTCGTTGCAGACGGAGACGTCATTCATTTCCGATTTAATGTGTAA
- the rpsF gene encoding 30S ribosomal protein S6, with protein sequence MRKYEIMYIIAPNLEESAYKEIVERYNNVLTTNGAEIEKVNEMGKRRLAYEINDFTEGFYVLLNVNAAADSDALNEFNRLIKINDNVIRVLVTKEEE encoded by the coding sequence ATGCGTAAGTACGAAATCATGTACATTATCGCTCCAAACCTGGAAGAATCAGCTTATAAAGAGATTGTTGAACGTTACAACAACGTTTTAACAACTAATGGTGCTGAGATCGAAAAGGTTAATGAAATGGGTAAACGTCGTTTAGCTTATGAAATCAATGATTTCACTGAAGGTTTCTATGTACTGCTAAACGTAAACGCTGCTGCTGATTCTGATGCGCTTAATGAATTTAATCGCTTAATCAAAATCAACGACAACGTTATTCGTGTCCTAGTAACTAAAGAAGAAGAATAA
- the yycF gene encoding response regulator YycF, with the protein MDKRILVVDDERPIADILKFNLEKEGFEVVCAYDGVEAMEQVKQEKPDLILLDIMLPHKDGMEVCREVRKSYDIPIIMLTAKDSEIDKVLGLELGADDYVTKPFSTRELLARVKANLRRQKTTEEAPVQKELVIGNLVIYPDAYQVKRRGEPIELTHREFELIHYLAKHLGQVMTREHLLQAVWGYDYFGDVRTVDVTVRRLREKVEDNPSFPAWIITRRGVGYFLNEPEPQEQEKS; encoded by the coding sequence ATGGATAAACGAATTCTCGTTGTGGATGATGAACGTCCCATTGCAGATATCCTGAAATTTAACCTTGAAAAAGAAGGATTTGAGGTTGTCTGTGCCTATGATGGTGTTGAAGCTATGGAACAAGTTAAGCAGGAAAAGCCTGATTTAATTTTATTAGATATAATGCTTCCGCATAAAGATGGAATGGAAGTATGTAGAGAAGTACGTAAAAGCTATGATATTCCGATTATTATGCTGACAGCAAAGGATTCGGAGATTGATAAAGTGCTAGGACTGGAGCTAGGTGCAGATGATTATGTAACCAAGCCATTCAGTACAAGAGAGCTGCTTGCGCGGGTAAAAGCGAACTTGCGTAGACAGAAAACAACAGAGGAAGCGCCTGTTCAAAAAGAGTTGGTCATTGGTAATCTAGTGATCTATCCGGATGCCTACCAGGTGAAAAGACGTGGTGAGCCAATTGAGCTTACTCATAGAGAATTTGAATTGATTCATTACCTTGCAAAGCACCTTGGTCAAGTAATGACGAGGGAGCATTTGCTTCAGGCTGTATGGGGATATGATTATTTTGGTGATGTGCGAACAGTGGATGTTACGGTTCGTCGATTACGTGAAAAAGTCGAGGATAACCCAAGCTTTCCGGCATGGATTATTACTCGCCGTGGAGTAGGTTACTTCTTAAATGAACCAGAACCACAGGAGCAGGAGAAGTCCTAA
- a CDS encoding DUF951 domain-containing protein, with translation MADKEFFLNDVVEMRKPHPCGANQWKIIRIGMDVRIKCLGCQHSVMLPRKEFTRKLKKVLEHANPSE, from the coding sequence ATGGCAGATAAGGAATTCTTCCTAAATGACGTCGTTGAGATGAGGAAGCCGCATCCTTGTGGAGCCAATCAGTGGAAGATTATTCGTATTGGAATGGATGTCCGCATCAAATGTCTGGGATGTCAGCATAGTGTGATGCTTCCACGTAAGGAATTCACCCGCAAATTAAAAAAAGTTCTCGAACACGCAAACCCTAGTGAATAA
- the ssb gene encoding single-stranded DNA-binding protein, with protein MLNRVVLVGRLTKDPELRYTPNGVAVANFTLAVNRPFSNQQGDREADFINCVVWRKPAENVANFLTKGSLAGVDGRVQTRSYDNNEGRRVYVTEIVADSVQFLEPRNSSQNNQSNNSSNSNYAQDQGGYPPNQNDNRQQQGGYKDDPFANDGKPIDISDDDLPF; from the coding sequence TTGCTAAATCGTGTTGTCCTAGTTGGTCGCCTGACAAAAGACCCTGAATTACGTTATACACCAAACGGAGTAGCTGTTGCCAACTTTACACTTGCTGTGAATCGTCCATTTTCGAATCAACAGGGAGATCGTGAAGCTGACTTCATTAACTGTGTGGTGTGGCGTAAACCAGCTGAAAATGTAGCTAACTTTTTAACAAAAGGCAGCTTAGCAGGCGTCGATGGCCGAGTACAAACAAGAAGCTATGACAACAATGAAGGCCGTCGCGTCTATGTGACCGAAATCGTTGCCGACAGCGTCCAGTTCCTGGAACCGCGTAATAGCAGTCAGAATAACCAATCAAACAATAGTTCAAATTCTAACTATGCTCAAGATCAAGGCGGATATCCTCCTAACCAGAATGATAACCGTCAGCAGCAGGGTGGATACAAGGATGACCCATTTGCAAATGATGGGAAACCAATTGATATCTCGGATGATGATCTACCGTTTTAA